Proteins encoded in a region of the Neodiprion virginianus isolate iyNeoVirg1 chromosome 2, iyNeoVirg1.1, whole genome shotgun sequence genome:
- the LOC124297457 gene encoding tubulin polyglutamylase complex subunit 2 isoform X3 → MLVEMKPYFALITITEVFLRQNLTKKIFFYREEFPLGRLEVGSLGELKRFVGTKEQQSEAEASLPENPDLPSLSPRCKLFELGHCGSSKVYLAYVSPEVDPGIWLYHEASLRWLRLADGFTKYFRMLLIHLGLPLWQYCATGLPMPTWVEQIYLLVGPNLLPTTVKPSQSVSRTMWNEGSPNAIDPAIFKSKEFKQRNVRKK, encoded by the exons ATG TTGGTAGAAATGAAGCCGTATTTTGCGTTGATCACCATCACTGAAGTGTTTCTACGTCAAAatttgaccaaaaaaatttttttctacc GGGAAGAATTCCCTCTGGGACGCCTCGAAGTCGGAAGTCTAGGAGAGCTGAAACGGTTCGTCGGCACGAAAGAGCAGCAATCCGAGGCGGAAGCCAGCCTCCCCGAAAACCCCGATCTTCCGTCGCTGAGCCCGCGCTGCAAGCTTTTCGAGCTAGGCCACTGCGGGAGCAGCAAAGTGTACCTCGCCTATGTCAGCCCAGAAGTGGATCCGGGGATCTGGCTTTACCACGAGGCGTCTTTGCGCTGGCTTCGCCTCGCCGATGGTTTCACCAAGTATTTCCGGATGCTCCTGATCCACCTGGGTCTCCCGCTCTGGCAGTACTGTGCGACAGGACTGCCCATGCCCACCTGGGTGGAACAGATATATCTCCTCGTCGGGCCGAATCTCCTGCCAACTACCGTAAAGCCGTCGCAGTCCGTCTCCCGGACGATGTGGAACGAGGGTTCGCCGAACGCAATCGACCCAGCGATATTTAAGAGCAAGGAGTTCAAGCAGAGGAACGTCCGGAAGAAGTAG
- the LOC124297457 gene encoding tubulin polyglutamylase complex subunit 2 isoform X2, translating into MKFIKQLVEMKPYFALITITEVFLRQNLTKKIFFYREEFPLGRLEVGSLGELKRFVGTKEQQSEAEASLPENPDLPSLSPRCKLFELGHCGSSKVYLAYVSPEVDPGIWLYHEASLRWLRLADGFTKYFRMLLIHLGLPLWQYCATGLPMPTWVEQIYLLVGPNLLPTTVKPSQSVSRTMWNEGSPNAIDPAIFKSKEFKQRNVRKK; encoded by the exons ATG aaatttatcaaacaGTTGGTAGAAATGAAGCCGTATTTTGCGTTGATCACCATCACTGAAGTGTTTCTACGTCAAAatttgaccaaaaaaatttttttctacc GGGAAGAATTCCCTCTGGGACGCCTCGAAGTCGGAAGTCTAGGAGAGCTGAAACGGTTCGTCGGCACGAAAGAGCAGCAATCCGAGGCGGAAGCCAGCCTCCCCGAAAACCCCGATCTTCCGTCGCTGAGCCCGCGCTGCAAGCTTTTCGAGCTAGGCCACTGCGGGAGCAGCAAAGTGTACCTCGCCTATGTCAGCCCAGAAGTGGATCCGGGGATCTGGCTTTACCACGAGGCGTCTTTGCGCTGGCTTCGCCTCGCCGATGGTTTCACCAAGTATTTCCGGATGCTCCTGATCCACCTGGGTCTCCCGCTCTGGCAGTACTGTGCGACAGGACTGCCCATGCCCACCTGGGTGGAACAGATATATCTCCTCGTCGGGCCGAATCTCCTGCCAACTACCGTAAAGCCGTCGCAGTCCGTCTCCCGGACGATGTGGAACGAGGGTTCGCCGAACGCAATCGACCCAGCGATATTTAAGAGCAAGGAGTTCAAGCAGAGGAACGTCCGGAAGAAGTAG
- the LOC124297457 gene encoding tubulin polyglutamylase complex subunit 2 isoform X1, producing MSFFVDIVTEDSFYENLTLGIVKILEGTPCVKNVQVDRRPGCDRNALASWEQRHCCVMPDDLRNFYASIDGFLLTWSLEISGEEFPLGRLEVGSLGELKRFVGTKEQQSEAEASLPENPDLPSLSPRCKLFELGHCGSSKVYLAYVSPEVDPGIWLYHEASLRWLRLADGFTKYFRMLLIHLGLPLWQYCATGLPMPTWVEQIYLLVGPNLLPTTVKPSQSVSRTMWNEGSPNAIDPAIFKSKEFKQRNVRKK from the exons ATGTCGTTCTTTGTTGACATCGTGACGGAGGACTCGTTCTACGAGAACCTGACGCTGGGAATCGTTAAGATTTTAGAGGGCACCCCCTGCGTGAAAAATGTCCAGGTCGACAGGCGGCCGGGATGCGATAGAAATGCTTTGGCGAGCTGGGAACAGAGGCATTGCTGCGTTATGCCTGATGACCTGAGAAACTTTTACGCATCCATTGACGGGTTCCTGCTCACTTGGTCCCTCGAAATATCAG GGGAAGAATTCCCTCTGGGACGCCTCGAAGTCGGAAGTCTAGGAGAGCTGAAACGGTTCGTCGGCACGAAAGAGCAGCAATCCGAGGCGGAAGCCAGCCTCCCCGAAAACCCCGATCTTCCGTCGCTGAGCCCGCGCTGCAAGCTTTTCGAGCTAGGCCACTGCGGGAGCAGCAAAGTGTACCTCGCCTATGTCAGCCCAGAAGTGGATCCGGGGATCTGGCTTTACCACGAGGCGTCTTTGCGCTGGCTTCGCCTCGCCGATGGTTTCACCAAGTATTTCCGGATGCTCCTGATCCACCTGGGTCTCCCGCTCTGGCAGTACTGTGCGACAGGACTGCCCATGCCCACCTGGGTGGAACAGATATATCTCCTCGTCGGGCCGAATCTCCTGCCAACTACCGTAAAGCCGTCGCAGTCCGTCTCCCGGACGATGTGGAACGAGGGTTCGCCGAACGCAATCGACCCAGCGATATTTAAGAGCAAGGAGTTCAAGCAGAGGAACGTCCGGAAGAAGTAG